A region of the Pseudarthrobacter oxydans genome:
GATTACCACGACGGCGGCCGGCAGCAGCCGCTTGAACAGGTGCAGCCAGTGGGCCAGGAGTCCAAACGGGCGCCCTGATTCGGCTTTCCGGACAAAGGAGAGTGTCAGCAGGAAGGCGGAGACCAACAGGAAGATGTCCACTCCGCCCGATACCCGGCCAAGCCACACATGGTAGGCGACGACCATCAGGACGGCGAGCGCCCGGAGCCCTTGGACTTCGGGACGGAAGGTCGGTTTCCGCTGGCCGGACCGGGCCTGGCGTCCACGGCGTGGTTCAACCAAGGTCCCCGCACTCGACATGAAAACCCCTCCAGACCCGCCAGCCAAAACATCAAGCCTACGGATCGGCGTCGGCCAAGGCCAATAAACGGCAGCGCCCCAGCACACGAACTATGCTTGCCACAACCAGGGAGGGGAGCCGACGTGATTGTCCAGCTGCGGGTCTGTGTGCCGGAAGAGTTGTCGGCAGTGACGCTGAATACTTGTCAGGACCATCCCGGAACGGCCGAGGCAGCCTTTTTTCCAGGCGCATCCGTGGCGCCCCCGGGCGATGTCATCGAACTCCAGGTTGCCCGGGAATCGGTCGAGGGGCTGCTTGAGAAACTTGATGTCCTCAAGGCGCAAGAGATGGGATCGATCGTCATTTCGATGCCGGAGCTCGTACTCTCGCGGCGCGCAGACAGTGCCGAGTCAGCTGCCCCTGGATTCGGCGCGGATGCGGTGATTTGGGACGAGGTCTCGCACCAGACCGGCGAGGACTCAAAATTATCGTGGAGCTATCTGGCCTTCCTGGTCCTGGCCACCCAGCTTGCTGCGATCGGCATCGTGACCAATTCCACAATCGCCATCGTGGGGGCGATGGCCGTAGGGCCGGAGTTCGGTCCCCTGGCTGCGCTGGCCGTGGCACTGGCGCGGGGCCAGTGGGGGCTCGGGCGGAAGGCCGCCGTCGCGCTTGGCGTCGGTTTTCCGGTGGCGATGCTGCTGGCGGCGCTGACCGCCTGGCTATCCATCCCGCTCGGGCTCTTCCCCGCCGATGCCCTGGACACCGGATCCGCCGTCGAATTCATCTACCATCCAGGACCCTATTCACTGATCGTCGCCATCCTGGCCGGCGCCGCCGGAATGCTGTCCGTCATCAGTCGCCGGTCAGCGGCGCTCATCGGCGTCTTTATCTCGGTCACCACCGTCCCGGCGGCGGGATACGTTGCCGTGGCGCTGGTGTTGGGCGAGTTCCAGAAGGCGGCCGGATCCGCCTTCCAGCTGTTGCTGAACCTCGTCGGCATAGTTGTAGCCGCTGTGGCGATCCTCCTCATCTACCGTGTTGTCTCCAAACGGCTGCC
Encoded here:
- a CDS encoding DUF389 domain-containing protein, yielding MIVQLRVCVPEELSAVTLNTCQDHPGTAEAAFFPGASVAPPGDVIELQVARESVEGLLEKLDVLKAQEMGSIVISMPELVLSRRADSAESAAPGFGADAVIWDEVSHQTGEDSKLSWSYLAFLVLATQLAAIGIVTNSTIAIVGAMAVGPEFGPLAALAVALARGQWGLGRKAAVALGVGFPVAMLLAALTAWLSIPLGLFPADALDTGSAVEFIYHPGPYSLIVAILAGAAGMLSVISRRSAALIGVFISVTTVPAAGYVAVALVLGEFQKAAGSAFQLLLNLVGIVVAAVAILLIYRVVSKRLPEATTRRLKWELRRTRG